Below is a window of Cytophaga hutchinsonii ATCC 33406 DNA.
CTTTGTTTGTGTACAAACGCACAAGTAACAATCCTTTTAAAGAAGTTGTGAATTCCTTTGAAGCAAACTCTTCTGTCTGGCCTGAAACGCTGCTTACAACAATTCTTTCTACTTCAACATTTTCAGCAGATACATGCATCTTACCGTCGTTAGAAGGATTTGGATATAAGCTCAAACCAATTTCTGAAGCTTTTGTAACTGCAGTAGTTTTATTTGTAAATGTATATTTTATACTACCTGAATAGGTATTATCTGACGGATCATTACTGGTTAAATTTAAGGTTACAAGTTTACCGGCGCCATTTGTTGCCGAAGGTGAAATAGCGACCTTAAACGATTCCGAAGATCCTGCTGCGATTGTGCCCGTTAATGTGGATTCATCTATCGTAAAATCACTCGCACCAGT
It encodes the following:
- a CDS encoding T9SS type A sorting domain-containing protein is translated as MKTILQKISLFVLAAVAALSVHAQTVEVSVTIFNVKNIIENNGQFDASSYQDLIQGFFPLDVTIKNTGSSTLTLTKVAGKYINLSGTGASDFTIDESTLTGTIAAGSSESFKVAISPSATNGAGKLVTLNLTSNDPSDNTYSGSIKYTFTNKTTAVTKASEIGLSLYPNPSNDGKMHVSAENVEVERIVVSSVSGQTEEFASKEFTTSLKGLLLVRLYTNKGVVSEKIIIQE